One window of Anaerotignum faecicola genomic DNA carries:
- a CDS encoding S-layer homology domain-containing protein, producing MKKKVFFGTLAAMIFSIHISAFAAPVAAFGDVSAGNHIAAPYAKSDIIVPRPSASKYAALQKYAYIGIPADVKGHWAEKYLTYFLQTGCMDGSAVAFHPNEPITYADFAAVVARLGLKPVEFNGGTVSHKVFRDAALWNTAYPNAQAALICGEAGVWGNPSEANYTMLGYSGFCLQDQVQRQYIASFLVSMLPMQEKERVSEQQFADEIRFQSALCKDAMKRLTGENIISCYADGTIRPEGTVTKAELAAMLYKVMEKSQFDRNLISDNLYGKYHSYYWDEEEKLLDLVNDARRKAGVSELKYDADLNALCEVKMLEKSIYGLDTFTKQIQYDGKTIADGHVSRFYGRCTAMARAFGLTDYYVGENAVLYAPYAAKAHNRLTDSEAHRKNYLNPMYEVAGFAVGEKATYQMFAYVK from the coding sequence ATGAAAAAGAAAGTATTTTTCGGCACTTTGGCGGCAATGATTTTCAGCATACATATTTCTGCATTTGCGGCACCTGTTGCCGCATTTGGAGATGTATCGGCAGGGAACCATATCGCAGCACCCTATGCCAAAAGTGACATCATTGTACCAAGACCGTCTGCATCAAAGTACGCTGCATTGCAAAAATATGCGTATATCGGGATTCCTGCGGATGTAAAAGGGCATTGGGCGGAAAAATACCTAACCTATTTTTTGCAGACCGGCTGTATGGATGGGAGTGCAGTGGCATTTCATCCCAATGAACCGATTACTTATGCTGACTTTGCTGCGGTAGTTGCAAGATTAGGCTTAAAGCCTGTAGAGTTTAACGGCGGTACTGTTTCGCATAAGGTGTTCCGTGACGCTGCTCTTTGGAATACAGCATATCCTAACGCACAGGCGGCACTTATTTGCGGCGAAGCCGGTGTATGGGGGAATCCTTCAGAGGCAAATTATACCATGCTTGGGTATTCTGGCTTTTGCCTGCAGGATCAGGTGCAACGACAATATATCGCGTCTTTTCTGGTTTCCATGCTGCCGATGCAGGAGAAAGAAAGGGTGTCAGAACAGCAATTTGCGGATGAAATACGCTTTCAATCTGCTTTGTGTAAGGATGCAATGAAGCGGCTGACGGGTGAAAATATAATTTCATGTTATGCGGATGGTACGATTCGCCCTGAGGGTACTGTGACAAAAGCAGAGCTTGCAGCAATGCTGTACAAGGTCATGGAAAAATCACAGTTTGACCGAAACCTTATCAGTGATAACCTGTATGGCAAGTATCACTCCTATTATTGGGATGAGGAAGAAAAGCTTTTGGATTTGGTGAATGATGCACGCCGGAAAGCCGGTGTAAGCGAGCTGAAATATGATGCCGATTTAAATGCTCTGTGTGAGGTGAAAATGCTTGAAAAATCCATCTATGGATTGGATACCTTTACCAAGCAGATACAGTATGACGGTAAAACCATAGCGGATGGACATGTTTCAAGGTTTTACGGCAGATGCACTGCGATGGCAAGAGCCTTTGGTCTGACGGATTATTATGTGGGAGAAAATGCAGTCCTGTATGCGCCTTATGCTGCAAAGGCACATAACCGTCTGACAGATTCTGAGGCACATCGAAAGAATTATTTGAATCCGATGTATGAGGTTGCAGGCTTCGCAGTAGGGGAAAAAGCAACCTATCAGATGTTTGCGTATGTAAAATAA
- a CDS encoding sortase, giving the protein MRMYKKISIGLILCAVLLPNIASAAAYSDITGHSDEKYVVGYSDLGLVSGYPDGTFRPDATLTRAEATVLFGKLNLPAINGKQADFRDIAKTDWFYDSVDTAVKSGLVSGYEDHTFRPQKTITRFEAISMVSKLVKSEKQNTVQLPYGDRDSIPSWVNGAVRNLYAAGVIDTYSGNRIAGNTPVTRSEMVKMLYKVLESYQFQLTGLSQAVKSTGTTGTTAVQLPHDILGYLTIERIGIKKYPVKDGADLATIKTAIGHFAESALWDGNVAFCAHNRDYKYDFRNLKNIKKGDKVIYETRFGTRTYTVSVIKAINETDWTDITTSDERNKLTMVTCIENEPTKRLLVQAVQQQ; this is encoded by the coding sequence ATGCGGATGTATAAGAAAATTTCTATTGGCTTGATTCTGTGTGCCGTATTACTGCCTAATATTGCATCTGCTGCGGCTTATTCGGATATTACAGGGCATTCGGATGAAAAATATGTAGTTGGCTATAGTGACCTTGGATTGGTCAGTGGCTATCCCGATGGCACCTTTCGGCCGGATGCTACACTTACCAGAGCAGAGGCAACTGTATTATTCGGAAAGCTTAATCTGCCTGCCATCAATGGAAAGCAGGCGGACTTTCGGGATATAGCAAAGACTGATTGGTTTTATGATTCAGTGGATACTGCGGTAAAAAGCGGATTGGTTAGTGGTTATGAGGATCATACCTTTCGACCGCAGAAAACAATCACACGCTTTGAGGCTATTTCCATGGTATCGAAATTGGTGAAAAGTGAAAAACAGAACACAGTACAGTTGCCTTATGGGGATAGGGATAGCATCCCTTCCTGGGTGAACGGTGCAGTCAGAAATCTGTATGCAGCAGGCGTGATTGATACCTATAGCGGAAACCGGATTGCAGGGAATACCCCGGTCACCAGAAGTGAAATGGTTAAAATGCTATATAAGGTACTGGAAAGCTATCAGTTTCAGCTGACAGGCTTATCACAGGCAGTGAAAAGCACAGGAACAACAGGAACAACTGCGGTTCAGTTGCCACATGATATTCTGGGGTATCTGACGATTGAGCGAATTGGGATTAAAAAATACCCGGTAAAGGACGGAGCAGACCTTGCGACAATCAAAACAGCAATCGGGCATTTTGCAGAATCCGCCTTATGGGATGGAAATGTTGCTTTCTGCGCCCATAACAGGGATTATAAATATGATTTCAGAAACCTGAAAAATATCAAAAAAGGGGATAAGGTCATTTATGAAACACGCTTTGGCACCAGAACCTATACGGTATCTGTCATAAAGGCAATCAATGAAACAGATTGGACGGATATTACAACGAGTGATGAAAGGAATAAGCTGACAATGGTAACCTGTATCGAAAATGAGCCGACCAAACGACTGCTGGTGCAGGCGGTGCAGCAGCAGTAA
- a CDS encoding ATP-binding protein, with amino-acid sequence MAKHILIIGSPGSGKSVFSAALASAAGKRNRQTLLISGDSRISMLSFFCGNTDADGLGTLYAGEITSQRTADAIKILREFPNIGVMGFQIHERKRQEGTTAQIQQLYTVLDGMAEVVIWDGTSDWTDAFQTVMTAKAEVTACLLTADVKGLLYFKQYQDKIRRLAHCLLLEGLSKPYSLHEEMDVTIGGFDGILPFGREIERYVMEGDLFSILTCCHTRYRETVEHTLDDLLEGRMEK; translated from the coding sequence ATGGCAAAGCATATCCTGATTATTGGCAGTCCGGGCAGTGGAAAAAGTGTATTCAGCGCAGCTTTGGCAAGTGCAGCAGGCAAACGAAACAGGCAGACATTACTGATTAGCGGAGACAGCAGAATTTCGATGCTGTCATTTTTTTGCGGAAATACGGATGCAGACGGACTGGGAACGCTTTATGCAGGAGAGATTACATCGCAGCGTACCGCGGATGCAATCAAAATCCTGCGCGAATTTCCGAATATCGGTGTAATGGGATTTCAGATACATGAACGGAAAAGACAGGAAGGAACCACAGCGCAGATACAGCAGCTATATACCGTTTTGGATGGTATGGCTGAGGTGGTAATCTGGGATGGAACCTCTGACTGGACGGATGCTTTTCAGACTGTAATGACAGCAAAAGCGGAGGTTACGGCGTGTTTGTTAACTGCGGATGTAAAGGGACTGCTTTATTTCAAGCAGTATCAGGACAAAATCCGACGGTTGGCGCATTGTCTGCTGTTGGAAGGACTTAGTAAACCATATTCCCTGCATGAGGAAATGGATGTAACCATTGGCGGCTTTGATGGAATCCTGCCCTTTGGCAGAGAGATTGAGCGTTATGTTATGGAAGGGGATTTATTCTCCATCCTTACATGTTGCCATACACGATATCGTGAAACAGTGGAGCACACCTTGGATGATTTACTGGAAGGGAGAATGGAAAAATGA
- a CDS encoding CpaB family protein encodes MKSRLYYAISCFLLAVVLLFLAVPLFTHRLYPKQQAIRVLHTMEKGEQLTDKDIEPITVGALHLSEGVALAEEDVIGRYAAVDLVAEDILFLSKLSQLPLEGDLPKDILPKGNAAQLLKLRMIEGSEYPVPETGDVIKINLFDKKWKDIPELQFVRTLSVVPPKKAEDTVVVTVALNEKQQQYIKRQKKTVFYASVIVRSNEELAEKLLAEQKSFF; translated from the coding sequence ATGAAAAGCAGACTATACTATGCCATAAGCTGCTTTCTCCTTGCAGTCGTTTTGCTTTTTCTTGCAGTCCCGTTATTTACCCATCGGCTTTATCCGAAACAGCAGGCAATCCGTGTGCTGCATACCATGGAAAAGGGCGAACAGCTGACAGATAAGGACATAGAACCGATTACGGTCGGCGCATTGCATCTATCGGAAGGAGTTGCGCTGGCAGAAGAGGATGTAATCGGCAGATATGCGGCGGTGGATCTGGTTGCGGAGGATATTCTCTTTTTATCCAAGCTGTCACAGCTTCCGTTAGAAGGCGATCTGCCGAAGGATATTCTGCCAAAGGGAAATGCCGCACAACTGCTGAAACTTAGAATGATTGAAGGCAGTGAATACCCAGTCCCCGAAACGGGCGATGTGATAAAGATAAATCTGTTTGATAAGAAATGGAAGGACATTCCGGAGCTGCAATTCGTCCGAACCCTGTCTGTTGTGCCGCCGAAAAAAGCGGAAGATACCGTAGTAGTAACAGTAGCATTGAACGAAAAACAGCAGCAGTATATAAAACGGCAGAAGAAAACAGTATTCTATGCATCGGTTATTGTGCGGAGCAATGAAGAACTGGCGGAAAAGCTATTGGCAGAGCAGAAATCATTTTTTTGA
- a CDS encoding S1 RNA-binding domain-containing protein, with product MANEAEKTLHEMQQVLTIDANGAYETEEDKAELLWHELQNAYRSKRILSGVLSGVEETSSGSIAVVYYKGQRMIIPVSEMELNLSEQNGYGEMKGRQVRILNNMVGCEIDFILIALDDTARSVVASRRLAMLAKRRKFYFPNENGNAQITEGRVVQARVIAVAEKVVRLEVFGAECAVPARDIAWEWVGDAREKYHVGDRVMAVVTSVESDAETMNVKITADMKRLMKNEVLEKLKECKVQGRYSGRITDIHKGVIFVRLSNGVNAIAHSCNDYRLPGKNDDISFVVNRLDQENGVAVGIITRIIRQNI from the coding sequence ATGGCAAATGAAGCAGAAAAAACATTACATGAAATGCAGCAGGTACTTACAATCGATGCAAACGGAGCATACGAAACAGAGGAGGATAAAGCGGAGCTCCTCTGGCATGAGCTGCAGAACGCATACCGCAGTAAACGGATACTGTCCGGTGTATTAAGCGGTGTAGAGGAGACAAGCAGTGGTAGTATTGCTGTGGTTTATTATAAAGGACAGCGTATGATTATCCCTGTCAGTGAGATGGAACTGAACCTTTCCGAACAGAACGGCTATGGAGAAATGAAGGGCCGTCAGGTTCGTATTTTAAATAACATGGTTGGCTGCGAGATTGATTTTATCCTGATAGCACTGGATGATACTGCACGCAGTGTTGTGGCAAGCCGCAGACTGGCAATGCTTGCAAAACGCAGGAAGTTTTATTTCCCGAATGAAAACGGCAACGCCCAGATTACCGAAGGCAGAGTTGTGCAGGCGCGTGTTATCGCAGTAGCGGAAAAGGTGGTGCGTCTTGAGGTATTTGGCGCAGAGTGCGCAGTTCCTGCCAGAGATATTGCATGGGAATGGGTCGGTGATGCAAGGGAGAAATATCATGTAGGTGACAGAGTGATGGCGGTAGTTACATCCGTAGAATCGGATGCAGAAACAATGAATGTAAAGATCACTGCCGATATGAAACGTCTTATGAAGAATGAAGTACTGGAAAAACTGAAGGAATGTAAGGTACAGGGACGGTATTCCGGCAGGATTACGGATATTCATAAGGGCGTGATTTTTGTAAGGCTGTCTAACGGGGTGAATGCCATTGCGCATAGCTGCAACGATTACAGATTGCCCGGTAAGAATGATGACATCAGCTTTGTTGTGAACCGTCTGGATCAGGAAAACGGCGTTGCGGTAGGGATTATTACAAGAATTATCCGTCAGAATATCTGA
- a CDS encoding VirD4-like conjugal transfer protein, CD1115 family: MAIFPVFYAGGYLTQLIENYSIWQKAGHIPGDGTAPSLPQKGVSVCLSAAFSLMGLKVLFFLGLTIAGIVLFAVFIGKGEKGDYDTERKFHYSEKGSYGTARFMDKRRMKELLDVTGIQKTEGTILGTVDGAVVSIPVASRMNRNIAVFGASGSMKSRAFVRNMIFQSVKRGESLILTDPKSELYEDMSVYLKEQGYIVRVFNLVQPEHSDRWNCINEVSHDQMMAQICADVIIKNTGGGKTDHFWDSSELNLLKALILYVDYERAPAERNMGAVYRMLSDLTENELNQRFEMLPNGHPAKAPYHIFQQAGDKVRGGVIIGLGARLQVFQNASICDITAQDEFDLSRPGREKCAFFCISSDQDSTFDFLSSLFFSFLFIKLVRYADAEGVDGKLPIGVNFVLDEFPNLGVINDFKKKISTVRSRNIGISVIFQNIAQLKNRYPNDEYLEILGNCDTQIALGCTDEVTARFISNRTGEVTIDVNSQSKQLYAMRMTDYTPEYRETNSVGRRKLMTADEVLRMPLDEALIILRGQNVFKVKKFDYTRHPESRKLKKCKAAAYIPDWRKEQAKDDSIVQPVEDIIQAKKEEKPKIRTVQISKKELMSK, translated from the coding sequence ATGGCGATATTTCCTGTTTTTTATGCAGGTGGCTACCTGACACAGTTGATAGAGAATTATAGCATCTGGCAGAAGGCAGGGCATATCCCGGGAGACGGAACTGCACCGTCCTTGCCCCAAAAGGGAGTATCTGTATGTCTCAGCGCAGCATTTTCCCTGATGGGGCTAAAGGTGCTGTTTTTCCTTGGATTAACGATTGCCGGTATCGTTCTTTTTGCAGTGTTTATCGGAAAGGGCGAAAAAGGTGATTATGATACGGAGCGGAAATTCCATTACTCCGAAAAAGGTAGTTATGGTACAGCACGATTTATGGATAAACGAAGGATGAAGGAGCTGTTGGATGTTACCGGTATCCAGAAAACAGAGGGAACGATATTGGGAACCGTAGACGGTGCGGTTGTCAGTATCCCTGTCGCAAGTAGGATGAATCGTAATATCGCTGTTTTTGGTGCATCCGGCAGTATGAAATCCAGAGCTTTTGTCAGAAATATGATTTTCCAAAGTGTAAAAAGAGGGGAAAGTCTGATTCTCACCGATCCGAAATCCGAGCTGTATGAGGATATGTCGGTGTATCTGAAGGAGCAGGGCTACATCGTCCGGGTTTTTAATCTGGTACAGCCGGAGCATAGCGACCGTTGGAACTGCATCAATGAGGTTTCACACGATCAGATGATGGCACAGATCTGTGCAGATGTGATTATCAAAAATACGGGCGGCGGAAAAACGGATCATTTCTGGGATTCCTCCGAGTTGAATCTGCTAAAGGCACTGATTTTATATGTTGACTATGAAAGGGCACCTGCTGAGCGGAACATGGGCGCAGTATATCGGATGCTATCCGATTTGACAGAGAATGAATTAAATCAGCGTTTTGAGATGCTGCCAAACGGACATCCGGCAAAGGCACCCTACCATATTTTTCAGCAGGCAGGAGATAAGGTGAGAGGTGGTGTAATTATCGGTCTGGGTGCAAGGCTACAGGTGTTCCAGAATGCGTCTATCTGCGATATTACGGCGCAGGATGAATTTGATCTCAGCAGACCGGGACGGGAAAAATGCGCGTTCTTCTGTATCAGCAGCGATCAGGATAGTACCTTTGACTTCCTTTCTTCGCTGTTTTTTTCGTTCCTGTTTATTAAGCTGGTGCGTTATGCCGATGCAGAGGGGGTAGACGGAAAGCTGCCGATTGGTGTGAATTTCGTTTTGGATGAATTCCCGAACCTTGGCGTTATCAATGACTTTAAAAAGAAAATTTCAACGGTACGCAGCAGGAATATCGGGATTTCTGTTATTTTCCAGAACATAGCACAGCTGAAGAACCGTTATCCCAATGATGAATACCTGGAGATTCTGGGAAATTGTGATACGCAGATAGCGCTGGGCTGTACGGATGAAGTAACTGCACGGTTTATCTCCAATCGTACCGGTGAGGTAACGATTGATGTAAATAGCCAATCAAAGCAACTGTATGCCATGCGGATGACGGATTATACACCGGAATACAGAGAGACCAACTCTGTTGGCCGCAGAAAACTGATGACAGCAGATGAGGTGCTGCGGATGCCGCTGGATGAGGCATTGATTATACTACGCGGACAGAATGTATTTAAAGTGAAAAAATTCGATTATACCAGGCATCCGGAAAGCCGAAAGCTGAAAAAGTGTAAAGCAGCTGCCTATATCCCGGACTGGAGAAAGGAACAGGCAAAAGACGATTCTATTGTGCAGCCTGTGGAAGATATAATACAGGCAAAAAAAGAGGAGAAACCAAAGATCAGAACAGTACAGATTTCCAAGAAAGAACTGATGAGTAAATAA
- a CDS encoding DUF6100 family protein: protein MNRLLFRQRLNHLREDALRFQNTLCAYETTDAVRYPENFERLSLDMARQAESIACSTRNIVSIFQMNGREQVQSCAAEAQGITVKEKSYGYEVILPHLMPKRNHRNHTVFLLEPLTYALKEFTAAHPICRLEYALIWFIYEYTEDTPIHCIRDYDNIETKEVLDIINSFFLLDDGGAFCELHYSTRRGNRNGTRVIISSDIGLVSCQKINGN, encoded by the coding sequence ATGAATCGTCTGCTGTTTCGACAGAGGCTGAACCACCTGCGTGAGGATGCACTGCGGTTTCAGAATACGCTTTGTGCCTATGAAACAACAGATGCAGTCAGATACCCGGAAAATTTTGAAAGGCTTAGTCTGGATATGGCTAGGCAGGCGGAAAGTATTGCGTGCAGTACAAGAAATATCGTAAGCATTTTTCAGATGAACGGCAGGGAACAGGTACAAAGCTGTGCCGCAGAGGCACAGGGGATTACAGTTAAAGAGAAGTCCTATGGCTACGAAGTGATTCTGCCGCATTTGATGCCAAAACGAAATCATCGGAATCATACCGTATTTCTTCTGGAGCCATTAACCTACGCCTTAAAGGAATTTACTGCGGCGCATCCAATCTGCCGTTTGGAGTATGCTCTGATCTGGTTTATTTATGAGTATACAGAAGATACGCCCATCCATTGTATCAGAGATTACGATAATATCGAGACGAAGGAAGTATTGGATATTATTAACAGCTTTTTTCTTCTGGACGATGGCGGCGCATTTTGTGAACTGCACTACAGCACAAGGCGTGGAAACAGAAACGGCACCAGAGTAATCATCAGCTCGGATATAGGTCTGGTTTCGTGTCAGAAAATAAACGGTAATTGA
- a CDS encoding DUF5697 family protein gives MICLQSGGAIEGKIVELIGEYGALQMEQLQRYFSIEDTQMEKIIRKLVKKGRLVSDKENGYIKAFEQKTYDEGLAQCFWVVLDLKEAIEFHAVGRYPLLIAVYADGEAYEIYSCKKGDEMFLCHVIERLQEKVQGKVLIVLEDTEQIGKLQGINCIFCTVSREGEVRYYESSAVSTEAEPPA, from the coding sequence ATGATTTGCTTACAGAGCGGTGGAGCGATTGAAGGAAAAATCGTGGAGCTGATTGGTGAATATGGCGCATTGCAGATGGAGCAGCTGCAAAGATATTTTTCCATAGAAGATACACAGATGGAAAAAATAATACGGAAACTGGTGAAAAAGGGCAGGCTTGTATCTGACAAAGAGAACGGTTACATAAAAGCATTTGAACAGAAAACGTATGACGAAGGGCTGGCACAGTGCTTCTGGGTTGTGCTTGATTTAAAGGAGGCTATTGAATTTCACGCCGTCGGGAGGTATCCGTTATTGATTGCGGTATACGCAGATGGTGAGGCGTATGAAATCTATTCCTGTAAAAAGGGTGATGAAATGTTTTTATGCCATGTGATAGAGCGATTACAGGAGAAAGTACAGGGAAAGGTGCTGATTGTGCTGGAGGACACGGAGCAGATTGGTAAGTTACAAGGGATAAATTGTATTTTCTGTACTGTAAGCAGAGAGGGAGAGGTGAGGTATTATGAATCGTCTGCTGTTTCGACAGAGGCTGAACCACCTGCGTGA
- a CDS encoding VirB4 family type IV secretion system protein: MLKLRNAIEAVILVAGITIPILKITVFSFTAKTILLCLTALPIGIFALIGVGGESLTAFLLNFFRFLRNRKMLYRSDAMSEQEESRRPVWQSEGEWPEEYGEEEKLKKSRKTAKGKANEPFPVEKIENGICYLRDKRYIKIIEVEPINFLLRSAREQRNIIYSYMSYLKISPVRMQIKVVSKKADISNHLDKIQEAIRREQDERCKVLLMDYYNLIRRIGLKEAVTRRFFIVFAYEPIPGSSKKNEEKDAVNQLEIAERTARTYLMQCGNNVVEHENPDSFMAEVLYMLLNRKTSTETPFSARAAAEVEKYIAEGDANAIPISAFLLPEQMDFSKAAYCRIDGLYCSYFMIPSTGYKTQVTAGWLSLLVNAGEGIDIDLFLSKEPKEKIQFQLGRQIRINRSKMKETSDTNTDFDDIDSAVRAGYYLKDGLANNQDFYYINTLITITADSREELEWRTNEMKKLMLSQDLILKPCYFRQDLAFASVLPLNQLHKSLHELSKRNVLTTGVASCYPYVSFEMSDDNGILLGVNKYNNSLIIVDIFNSRIYKNANMVLLGTSGAGKTFTMQLMALRLREKNIQTFILAPLKGHEFRRACHNIGGEFIQISPASKNCINIMEIRKNDKTAEDVIDGERTERSELSAKIQRLHIFFSLLIPDMTHEERQLLDEALIQTYAGKGITHQNESLYDEMGSYKTMPVLGDLYDVLKKSTETRRMANILNRLVHGSASTFNQQTNVRLDNKYIVLDISELTGDLLTVGMFLVLDYVWDKAKEDRTQEKAIFIDEVWQLIGASSNRLAAEFVLEIFKIIRGYGGAAICATQDINDFLSLDDGKYGKGIINNSKTKIVLNLEDEEAQRVQHILNLSDTEIMNITHFARGNGLILTNNNTVTVEFKASGLETEMITTDREQLREMIRRKQE; this comes from the coding sequence ATGCTGAAATTAAGAAATGCCATAGAGGCTGTTATTTTGGTAGCCGGGATTACAATCCCGATACTGAAAATAACAGTCTTTTCTTTTACCGCAAAAACAATCCTTCTGTGTCTGACAGCGTTGCCGATTGGGATTTTTGCCTTAATCGGCGTTGGCGGGGAAAGCCTGACGGCTTTTCTTCTGAACTTCTTCCGTTTCCTGCGGAACAGAAAAATGCTGTATCGTTCGGATGCTATGTCGGAGCAGGAGGAAAGCAGAAGGCCTGTCTGGCAATCCGAGGGAGAATGGCCGGAAGAATACGGAGAGGAGGAAAAGCTGAAGAAAAGCAGAAAAACAGCAAAAGGAAAAGCGAATGAGCCGTTTCCTGTAGAAAAGATAGAAAACGGTATCTGCTATCTCAGAGATAAGCGTTATATCAAAATTATAGAGGTAGAACCCATCAACTTCCTGCTACGTTCTGCGAGAGAACAGCGTAATATCATCTATTCTTACATGTCCTATTTAAAAATCAGTCCTGTACGGATGCAGATTAAGGTTGTTTCCAAGAAGGCTGATATATCAAATCATCTGGATAAGATACAGGAGGCAATCCGGCGGGAACAGGATGAGCGGTGTAAGGTGTTATTGATGGATTATTATAACCTGATTCGTCGAATCGGGCTGAAAGAAGCCGTGACACGGCGTTTTTTTATTGTCTTTGCGTATGAACCGATTCCCGGCAGCAGTAAGAAGAATGAGGAGAAGGACGCTGTGAATCAGCTGGAGATTGCGGAGCGCACTGCAAGAACCTATCTTATGCAGTGTGGCAATAACGTAGTGGAGCATGAAAACCCGGACAGTTTTATGGCGGAGGTTTTATATATGTTGCTGAATCGCAAAACAAGTACAGAAACTCCATTCTCTGCGCGTGCTGCGGCGGAGGTCGAAAAGTATATCGCAGAAGGGGATGCCAACGCCATTCCAATTTCCGCTTTTCTTTTGCCGGAGCAGATGGATTTCAGTAAAGCGGCATATTGCAGGATTGACGGTCTGTACTGCTCCTATTTTATGATTCCGTCTACAGGGTATAAAACACAGGTAACCGCAGGCTGGCTGTCGCTGTTGGTGAATGCAGGGGAGGGGATTGATATAGATCTTTTCCTCAGCAAAGAGCCGAAGGAAAAGATACAGTTTCAATTAGGCAGACAAATCCGTATCAATCGTTCAAAAATGAAGGAAACATCAGATACCAATACGGATTTTGATGACATCGACAGTGCGGTACGGGCGGGCTATTATCTGAAGGATGGTCTGGCAAATAATCAGGATTTTTACTATATCAATACCCTGATTACAATTACCGCAGATAGCCGGGAGGAACTGGAATGGCGTACCAATGAGATGAAAAAGCTGATGCTGTCGCAGGATCTTATTCTGAAGCCATGCTATTTTAGACAGGACTTAGCCTTTGCATCGGTATTGCCGTTGAATCAGCTACATAAAAGTCTGCATGAGCTATCAAAAAGGAATGTGCTAACAACAGGGGTGGCAAGCTGTTACCCGTATGTCAGCTTTGAGATGAGTGACGATAACGGCATTTTACTAGGGGTAAATAAGTACAATAACTCCCTGATTATTGTGGATATTTTTAATTCCAGAATATATAAGAACGCGAACATGGTTCTGCTTGGCACATCTGGTGCAGGCAAAACCTTCACCATGCAGTTGATGGCATTAAGGCTTCGAGAAAAGAATATTCAGACCTTTATTCTGGCACCATTGAAGGGGCATGAATTTCGCAGAGCCTGCCATAACATCGGCGGAGAGTTTATACAGATTTCTCCGGCATCGAAAAATTGCATCAATATCATGGAAATCCGAAAAAATGATAAAACTGCGGAGGATGTGATAGACGGCGAAAGAACGGAGCGTTCCGAGCTATCGGCAAAAATCCAGCGGTTGCATATTTTCTTTTCCCTGCTGATTCCGGATATGACACATGAGGAACGGCAGCTATTGGATGAAGCGTTGATCCAGACCTATGCAGGGAAAGGCATTACCCATCAGAATGAATCGCTGTATGACGAAATGGGAAGTTATAAAACAATGCCCGTTTTAGGCGATTTATATGATGTTCTGAAGAAAAGCACAGAGACCAGACGCATGGCGAATATCCTGAATCGACTGGTGCATGGTTCTGCAAGTACATTTAATCAGCAGACCAATGTACGGTTAGATAATAAATATATCGTTCTCGATATTTCAGAGCTAACCGGAGATTTATTGACGGTCGGGATGTTTCTTGTATTGGATTATGTCTGGGATAAAGCAAAGGAGGACAGAACACAGGAGAAAGCAATTTTTATTGATGAGGTCTGGCAGTTGATTGGAGCATCCAGCAACCGCTTGGCTGCGGAGTTTGTTCTGGAGATTTTCAAAATTATCCGAGGCTATGGCGGTGCTGCAATCTGCGCCACACAGGACATCAACGACTTCCTTTCTTTGGATGATGGGAAGTACGGAAAAGGTATTATCAATAACAGTAAGACAAAGATTGTACTGAATTTAGAGGATGAGGAGGCGCAAAGGGTACAGCATATTTTGAATCTGAGTGATACAGAGATTATGAATATCACGCATTTTGCACGTGGGAACGGTCTGATTCTGACCAATAACAATACAGTGACGGTAGAATTTAAAGCATCCGGATTGGAAACGGAGATGATTACAACAGACCGCGAGCAGCTGCGCGAGATGATACGAAGAAAACAGGAGTAG